A window from Exiguobacterium marinum DSM 16307 encodes these proteins:
- a CDS encoding anthranilate synthase component II, which translates to MILLIDNYDSFTYNVYQDVARFSDVCVIRNDEHTIEEIRRMNPSGIILSPGPGGPQDAGVSLAVVRQLSGYIPILGVCLGHQVIAKAFGGNVGRANEVMHGKVSRINTVPGVLFEGLSMDVMRYHSLVVQETELTVTAETTDGVIMALEHPNHPTYGVQFHPESIGTPDGRSIFERFVQLCTKKPGHVSPV; encoded by the coding sequence ATGATTCTCCTCATCGACAATTACGATTCGTTCACGTATAACGTCTATCAGGACGTCGCCCGCTTCAGTGACGTCTGTGTCATTCGGAACGACGAACATACTATAGAAGAAATCCGTCGCATGAACCCGAGTGGCATCATCCTTTCTCCCGGTCCCGGCGGTCCACAAGATGCCGGTGTCTCACTCGCGGTCGTTCGACAATTGTCCGGCTACATCCCGATTCTCGGGGTCTGTCTCGGCCATCAGGTCATCGCCAAGGCGTTCGGGGGGAATGTCGGACGGGCGAACGAGGTGATGCATGGTAAAGTCTCACGGATCAATACGGTTCCTGGTGTCCTCTTCGAAGGATTGTCGATGGACGTCATGCGCTATCACTCGCTCGTCGTACAAGAGACCGAACTGACAGTCACGGCCGAGACGACAGACGGTGTCATCATGGCACTCGAACACCCGAACCATCCGACGTACGGTGTCCAGTTCCACCCCGAGTCGATCGGTACACCGGACGGACGTAGCATCTTCGAGCGCTTCGTCCAACTGTGCACGAAAAAACCGGGGCACGTGTCCCCGGTTTGA
- the trpE gene encoding anthranilate synthase component I: MQQLMINGDELTPVAIFHRLQGERKVLLESRAEGKHGRYSIIAANPVETIRVDGNDVTDATGTVYADDPLHALSKRITRDDFTAPYPFIGGAVGYIGYDLLRVYEPIPNTPIVTRDLPDALFQRYETVVLYDHLEEQVILLDTSETDATMRLESIRVQLETPETHALEPVVRTSEQILTPKDEFIDRVLQAKEAILAGEVFQLVLSQRIDATFTGDPFHFYRTLRKQNPSPYLFYIDLGEAIVLGASPESLVRVENGKVTTNPIAGTRPRGKTVEEDMRHAESLLQDEKELAEHRMLLDLGRNDIGRVAKVGTVTIPKHIELERFKNVMHLVSEVEGDLRDDVTPIDALRACLPAGTVSGAPKIRAMQLIDELETVKREVYAGAVGYLDVRGGFDFALAIRTMVVQGDTAHVQAGAGIVYDSDPVSEYEETLHKAKSLLEVFA; this comes from the coding sequence ATGCAACAACTTATGATCAATGGCGACGAACTCACACCGGTGGCAATCTTCCACCGACTGCAAGGTGAACGAAAGGTATTACTCGAAAGTCGCGCGGAAGGCAAGCACGGTCGCTACTCCATCATCGCGGCGAACCCGGTCGAGACGATCCGGGTCGATGGGAACGACGTGACGGATGCAACGGGGACGGTCTATGCGGACGACCCGCTCCATGCCCTGTCAAAACGCATTACTCGTGACGACTTCACTGCCCCATACCCGTTCATCGGCGGTGCCGTCGGCTATATCGGCTACGACTTGCTTCGCGTATATGAACCAATCCCGAACACGCCGATCGTGACGCGTGATTTGCCAGACGCCCTCTTCCAGCGCTATGAGACGGTCGTCTTATACGACCACCTCGAAGAACAGGTCATCTTGCTTGATACGAGTGAGACGGATGCTACGATGCGACTTGAGTCCATCCGTGTACAGCTCGAGACACCGGAGACGCACGCCCTCGAACCGGTCGTCCGGACGAGCGAGCAGATTTTGACACCGAAGGATGAATTCATCGACCGTGTGCTCCAGGCGAAAGAGGCAATCCTCGCAGGCGAGGTGTTCCAACTCGTCTTGTCGCAACGAATCGACGCGACGTTCACCGGGGACCCGTTCCACTTTTATCGGACGCTACGGAAACAAAATCCGAGTCCGTACTTGTTCTATATCGACCTCGGGGAAGCAATCGTCCTCGGGGCCTCCCCGGAGAGTCTCGTCCGCGTCGAGAACGGCAAAGTGACGACGAATCCGATTGCCGGGACACGCCCTCGTGGGAAGACCGTCGAGGAAGACATGCGTCACGCGGAGTCACTCCTTCAAGATGAGAAGGAACTCGCCGAGCACCGGATGCTCCTCGACCTCGGACGGAACGATATCGGGCGGGTCGCCAAAGTCGGCACGGTCACTATCCCGAAACACATCGAGCTCGAACGATTCAAAAACGTGATGCATCTCGTCTCGGAAGTCGAAGGGGATTTACGTGACGATGTGACCCCGATCGATGCGCTCCGTGCCTGTCTTCCGGCCGGTACTGTCTCCGGGGCTCCAAAGATTCGGGCGATGCAGTTGATTGACGAGCTCGAGACGGTGAAACGAGAAGTTTACGCCGGGGCGGTCGGCTATCTCGACGTCCGCGGCGGATTCGACTTCGCCCTCGCCATCCGGACGATGGTCGTCCAAGGTGACACGGCCCATGTTCAAGCCGGTGCCGGCATCGTCTATGACTCAGACCCGGTATCGGAATATGAAGAAACGTTGCACAAAGCCAAATCCCTATTGGAGGTGTTCGCATGA
- a CDS encoding DUF3885 domain-containing protein, whose amino-acid sequence MSVLRPDQFSGEALTEHIELEDTLSPYVDIKSDELNFEYFEAVVRHAQQLFDALFEEGDPIRIVWHVYGQPVKPTRLFCYIRDKSVRFKTTATSCMFDDEPLWMFTVPIADKSAIRVRPLLEAICYRDFYRKSKPRLNGQYTTYPFVQFIHEREGHVLFVYDDRGAYIRGTSPAHLQSLKQKISPPRMPDRT is encoded by the coding sequence ATGTCAGTCTTACGACCGGACCAATTTTCAGGTGAAGCGTTGACCGAGCATATCGAACTCGAGGACACGCTGTCACCTTACGTTGATATCAAATCTGATGAACTGAATTTTGAGTATTTTGAGGCTGTCGTTCGTCATGCCCAGCAATTGTTTGATGCGTTGTTCGAAGAGGGCGACCCCATCCGGATCGTTTGGCATGTATATGGACAACCCGTCAAACCGACCCGTCTGTTCTGTTATATCCGAGACAAATCGGTGCGCTTCAAGACGACCGCCACATCGTGCATGTTCGATGACGAACCGTTATGGATGTTCACCGTGCCGATAGCGGACAAGTCCGCAATCCGTGTGCGACCACTCCTCGAGGCGATTTGTTATCGAGATTTTTATAGAAAATCGAAACCTCGTTTGAACGGTCAATATACGACGTATCCGTTCGTTCAGTTCATCCACGAACGAGAGGGGCACGTCTTGTTCGTATACGATGACCGCGGTGCGTATATCCGTGGTACCTCACCAGCCCACCTCCAATCGCTCAAACAAAAAATCTCCCCGCCCCGCATGCCCGATCGGACATGA